Proteins from one Brevibacillus humidisoli genomic window:
- the smc gene encoding chromosome segregation protein SMC, which yields MYLKRLELIGFKSFADRTELEFVPGVTAVVGPNGSGKSNVSDAIRWVLGEQSAKSLRGAKMEDIIFAGSDTRKPVNFAEVSLTLDNTDQSLGIEYSEVTVTRRVYRSGESEYSINNRSCRLKDIMELFMDTGVGKEAYSIIGQGRIEEILSTKSEDRRGIFEEAAGIVKYKTRKREAEKKLDETEQNLVRIHDIVSEIDEQVGPLEEQAEKAKAYKSLQQQLTEHEVALYVQQIDVAHAKWQESTERVNQLREQLAGLSAQAASHEANLEQARFHVGQIDQSIEELQQVLLAVSEEVEKAEGQREVLKERQRNLAGNRQQTLERMHRLTEKQRLTEEQLAEERQRQAEAEARFRESEQSLAEAELSYAEMVQALNDDVETLKSDYFETLNEMANLRNDIRHGEQLLQTHQARVERLLQEKERLAAEEQERLTKLESYQQELTELERSIEETLTLYRNLMEGIRERQSQAEKSRKELHQYEQRKEAAKSRLDLLKEMQSEFAGFQHGVKEILKAREKGFQGIHGAVAELVKVPEKVETAIEVALGGALQNVVVEDEASGRKAIAYLKQHNLGRATFLPLDVIRPRSIQDSDRRTVERQTGVVGIASQLVSSEQRYRSIVESLLGNVIVTETLEQANQVARACGYRYRVVTLEGDIVNAGGSMTGGTLKKNTANLLGRGRQAEELEATLQELDKAIEGQQAALVALAAEIKQMEQQQEQLRSQGETLRVREQEQKGLVQQTEAAGKTIAERLFVLDQDLEGYQREMEETNRKLTEQKQRLDELAVEEQRLTEQIAAAETKRQEHLSNKEEMNERITGLKVTVAQVKQEHQSRTEQVERLEQQLDALKREWAEASESMTLLDEQEADSQGAFRELDSKIGVLRQDKDRVAVLIQERRGERAAQFAKQEQLELEAKEGQKQVKAVEDRLHQEEVKTNRYDVELDHLLTKLSEEYELSYELASQRYQSQVSIQEQQQIVARLKKEIAGLGTVNLGAIEEYERLSERLVFLRTQEADLNEAKAMLYQVIAEMDEEMSRRFRETFEEIREKFQEVFVELFGGGRADLVLSQPDNLLETGVDIVAQPPGKKLQNLALLSGGERAFTAMALLFSILKVKPVPFCVLDEVEAALDEANVSRFAEYMHRFSKQTQFICVTHRKGTMENADVLYGITMQEGGVSKLVSVRLEDTKKLIETAS from the coding sequence ATGTATCTAAAGCGGTTGGAGTTGATCGGATTCAAATCGTTTGCCGACCGGACAGAACTGGAGTTTGTTCCAGGCGTCACGGCTGTGGTCGGACCGAACGGCAGCGGCAAGAGCAATGTCTCAGATGCGATTCGTTGGGTATTGGGCGAGCAAAGCGCCAAATCACTGCGCGGCGCCAAGATGGAGGACATCATTTTTGCCGGCAGCGATACGCGCAAACCGGTCAATTTTGCGGAAGTCTCACTCACCTTGGACAATACGGATCAATCCCTCGGTATTGAATACTCGGAGGTAACCGTGACAAGGCGGGTCTATCGTTCGGGAGAGAGCGAATACTCGATCAACAACCGTTCTTGCCGGTTAAAAGACATCATGGAGCTGTTTATGGACACAGGTGTGGGCAAAGAGGCCTATTCGATTATCGGGCAGGGACGGATTGAGGAAATCCTCAGCACCAAGTCGGAAGACAGACGCGGAATCTTTGAAGAGGCCGCCGGCATCGTCAAATACAAGACGAGGAAGCGGGAAGCAGAGAAAAAGCTGGACGAGACCGAACAAAACCTGGTCCGTATCCATGATATCGTCAGTGAGATTGACGAGCAGGTGGGGCCGCTGGAAGAACAGGCGGAAAAAGCAAAAGCGTACAAGTCCCTGCAGCAGCAGCTGACGGAGCATGAAGTCGCTCTCTACGTTCAGCAGATTGATGTCGCCCATGCCAAATGGCAGGAGTCGACAGAACGGGTAAATCAACTTCGTGAACAATTGGCTGGTTTGTCTGCCCAAGCAGCATCACACGAAGCCAACCTGGAACAAGCCCGCTTTCATGTCGGTCAGATCGATCAGTCGATCGAAGAACTGCAGCAGGTATTGCTGGCGGTTAGTGAAGAAGTAGAGAAGGCAGAAGGGCAGCGCGAAGTGTTAAAGGAGCGGCAGCGCAATCTGGCGGGGAATCGTCAGCAGACGCTGGAGAGAATGCATAGATTGACCGAAAAGCAGCGATTGACGGAAGAACAGCTGGCAGAGGAGCGACAGCGGCAGGCTGAAGCAGAAGCCCGCTTCCGTGAATCAGAGCAGTCGCTGGCTGAGGCGGAGCTATCTTACGCAGAGATGGTGCAAGCGCTCAATGACGATGTGGAAACGTTGAAGAGCGACTACTTTGAGACACTGAACGAGATGGCTAATCTGCGAAACGACATTCGTCACGGGGAACAACTGCTGCAAACCCATCAAGCAAGGGTGGAACGACTGCTGCAGGAAAAGGAGCGGCTTGCAGCAGAAGAGCAGGAGCGCCTCACCAAACTGGAATCGTATCAGCAGGAATTGACCGAGTTGGAGCGATCGATCGAGGAGACACTGACGCTATACCGGAATCTGATGGAAGGCATCCGCGAACGGCAATCACAAGCAGAGAAATCCCGCAAAGAACTGCATCAGTATGAACAAAGAAAAGAAGCAGCCAAATCGCGGCTCGATCTGCTCAAAGAGATGCAAAGCGAGTTTGCCGGATTCCAGCACGGCGTCAAGGAAATCCTCAAAGCGCGGGAAAAAGGGTTTCAGGGAATCCACGGCGCTGTCGCGGAGCTGGTCAAAGTGCCGGAGAAAGTAGAAACGGCAATTGAAGTGGCCCTCGGTGGGGCATTGCAAAACGTCGTGGTCGAAGATGAGGCGTCTGGGCGAAAAGCCATTGCCTATCTGAAACAGCATAACCTGGGGAGAGCGACGTTCTTGCCGCTCGATGTGATTCGGCCTCGTTCCATCCAGGATAGTGACCGGAGGACAGTTGAGCGTCAGACAGGCGTGGTCGGCATCGCCAGTCAGTTGGTCAGCTCAGAACAGCGGTACCGTTCGATCGTTGAATCACTATTGGGAAATGTGATCGTCACCGAGACGCTTGAGCAGGCAAATCAGGTGGCGCGAGCCTGTGGCTATCGCTATCGTGTGGTCACATTGGAGGGCGATATCGTCAATGCCGGCGGTTCGATGACAGGTGGTACGCTAAAGAAAAACACGGCCAACCTGCTGGGTAGAGGCAGACAGGCAGAAGAACTGGAAGCAACCCTCCAAGAACTGGACAAGGCGATTGAGGGACAACAAGCGGCCCTCGTAGCATTGGCTGCCGAGATCAAACAGATGGAACAGCAGCAGGAGCAGCTGCGCAGTCAAGGGGAAACCCTGCGAGTCAGGGAACAGGAGCAGAAAGGTCTTGTCCAGCAGACAGAAGCAGCAGGCAAAACGATTGCGGAACGGCTGTTTGTTCTCGATCAGGACTTGGAAGGCTACCAGCGGGAGATGGAAGAAACCAACCGCAAGTTGACTGAGCAGAAGCAGCGCTTGGACGAGCTTGCCGTAGAAGAACAGCGGTTGACCGAACAAATCGCCGCAGCTGAAACGAAGCGGCAGGAACATCTCTCCAACAAGGAAGAGATGAACGAACGAATCACCGGTCTCAAAGTGACCGTTGCTCAGGTAAAGCAAGAACATCAGTCCCGTACCGAGCAGGTAGAGCGGCTTGAACAGCAGCTCGACGCCCTGAAGCGAGAGTGGGCAGAAGCGAGCGAGAGCATGACGCTGCTGGATGAGCAGGAAGCGGACAGCCAAGGGGCATTTCGTGAACTGGACAGCAAGATTGGCGTGCTGCGTCAGGATAAAGATCGTGTAGCAGTTTTGATTCAGGAACGACGTGGCGAGCGGGCCGCTCAGTTCGCCAAACAGGAGCAGTTGGAACTGGAGGCAAAAGAGGGGCAAAAACAGGTAAAAGCAGTAGAAGATCGGCTGCATCAGGAAGAAGTAAAGACCAACCGCTACGATGTCGAACTGGATCACCTGCTGACCAAGTTGTCGGAGGAATACGAGCTAAGTTACGAATTGGCCAGCCAGCGCTACCAGTCTCAGGTCAGCATCCAGGAACAACAGCAGATCGTCGCCCGACTGAAAAAAGAGATCGCCGGTCTGGGGACGGTCAACCTAGGGGCGATTGAAGAGTACGAACGGCTGTCAGAACGGCTTGTTTTTCTGCGCACACAGGAGGCTGACCTGAATGAAGCAAAAGCTATGTTGTACCAGGTGATCGCTGAAATGGACGAAGAGATGTCCCGTCGTTTCCGTGAGACATTTGAGGAGATACGGGAAAAGTTTCAGGAGGTATTCGTCGAGCTGTTTGGCGGAGGTCGAGCTGATCTGGTGCTGTCCCAGCCGGATAACCTCCTAGAGACAGGAGTTGACATCGTCGCGCAGCCTCCTGGCAAGAAGCTGCAGAACCTGGCTCTCTTGTCTGGTGGAGAACGGGCCTTTACGGCAATGGCGCTGCTGTTTTCGATTCTGAAGGTGAAGCCGGTCCCATTCTGTGTGCTGGACGAAGTAGAGGCGGCGCTCGATGAAGCCAATGTCAGCCGTTTTGCCGAGTATATGCACCGTTTCAGCAAGCAGACGCAGTTTATCTGTGTCACCCACCGGAAAGGAACGATGGAGAACGCTGACGTGCTGTACGGCATTACGATGCAGGAAGGCGGTGTTTCCAAACTGGTCTCGGTACGGTTGGAAGATACCAAGAAGCTGATTGAGACCGCGTCCTAG
- the fabG gene encoding 3-oxoacyl-[acyl-carrier-protein] reductase — protein sequence MLNGKVALVTGASRGIGRAIALSLAEAGADVVVNYAGSEAAAQETVDQIKSLGRSSIKVRANVASAEEVNEMFRTALDQFGRIDILVNNAGITRDNLLMRMKEEEWDEVIATNLKGVFNCIKAATRPMMKQRAGRIINITSVVGVLGNPGQANYVAAKAGVIGLTKTTARELASRNITVNAVAPGFIETDMTDKLGDELKTDMLRQIPLARFGQVDDIAQVVRFLASDAAGYMTGQTLHVDGGMYM from the coding sequence ATGCTAAATGGGAAAGTAGCCCTGGTGACTGGGGCTTCCCGTGGAATTGGTAGAGCGATTGCCCTCAGCCTGGCCGAGGCTGGAGCTGACGTGGTGGTAAACTACGCGGGCAGCGAAGCAGCCGCCCAAGAAACGGTGGATCAAATCAAGTCGTTAGGCCGTTCATCCATCAAAGTGAGAGCCAACGTGGCCAGTGCAGAGGAAGTAAACGAGATGTTTCGCACAGCCCTTGATCAGTTTGGTCGGATCGATATCTTGGTCAACAACGCCGGTATTACGCGGGACAATCTGCTGATGCGGATGAAGGAAGAAGAATGGGATGAAGTGATCGCGACCAACCTGAAAGGGGTATTCAACTGCATCAAGGCGGCGACCCGTCCGATGATGAAGCAGCGTGCCGGGCGGATCATCAATATCACGTCTGTGGTAGGGGTACTGGGCAATCCGGGCCAGGCCAACTACGTTGCGGCCAAAGCAGGTGTGATTGGCCTGACCAAGACGACCGCCCGTGAGCTTGCCTCTCGCAACATCACCGTAAATGCTGTGGCACCGGGCTTCATCGAGACGGATATGACCGACAAGCTGGGAGATGAGCTCAAAACAGATATGCTCCGGCAAATCCCGCTGGCCCGGTTCGGGCAGGTGGACGACATCGCTCAGGTGGTTCGCTTCCTCGCATCTGACGCCGCCGGCTACATGACCGGACAGACTCTCCATGTCGATGGCGGCATGTATATGTAG
- the ftsY gene encoding signal recognition particle-docking protein FtsY has protein sequence MSFFKKLREAIVQKSEAVTQKFTEGLTKTRDVLVGRVEDLVRRYKKIDEDFFEELEEILIGADVGVGTVMELIDGLREEVRKRKIESAIELQPILSERLVALLKNENEQETALEVQEGRLNVILFVGVNGVGKTTTIGKMAHMFKQQGKKVLLAAGDTFRAAAIEQLEVWGERVGVEVIRHSQGADPAAVIFDAVQAAKSRGADVLLCDTAGRLQNKVNLMEELNKIYRVVQREVPDGPHEVLLVLDATTGQNALSQAKTFGKSAGVTGIVLTKLDGTAKGGIVIAIRNELNLPVKYVGLGEGMDDLQPFDPEQFVHALFAGLIEQETEAEQTDQ, from the coding sequence ATGAGCTTTTTTAAGAAACTGCGTGAAGCAATCGTGCAAAAATCGGAGGCGGTCACGCAAAAGTTTACAGAAGGCTTGACCAAAACGAGGGATGTGCTTGTCGGCCGAGTGGAAGACCTGGTCCGCCGGTACAAGAAAATAGACGAAGATTTTTTTGAAGAACTGGAAGAGATCCTGATCGGTGCAGATGTCGGAGTGGGCACAGTGATGGAATTGATTGACGGATTGCGCGAGGAAGTACGAAAGCGAAAGATTGAAAGTGCGATTGAGCTGCAGCCGATTCTCTCCGAGCGTCTGGTGGCGCTGCTGAAGAATGAGAATGAGCAGGAGACCGCATTGGAGGTTCAAGAAGGTCGCCTCAATGTGATTCTGTTCGTCGGTGTGAATGGGGTAGGGAAAACGACAACGATCGGCAAGATGGCCCACATGTTTAAACAACAGGGGAAGAAAGTACTGCTTGCGGCGGGCGATACGTTCCGTGCGGCGGCCATTGAACAGTTGGAAGTATGGGGAGAGCGTGTCGGGGTCGAGGTGATCAGGCACAGCCAAGGGGCCGATCCGGCGGCCGTTATTTTCGACGCGGTACAGGCAGCCAAATCACGGGGAGCAGACGTACTGCTGTGTGATACGGCAGGACGTCTGCAAAACAAAGTAAACCTGATGGAAGAGCTGAACAAAATCTACCGCGTGGTGCAGCGGGAAGTGCCTGATGGGCCGCACGAAGTGCTGCTGGTGCTGGATGCGACCACCGGGCAGAATGCCCTCTCGCAGGCTAAGACGTTTGGCAAGTCAGCCGGTGTGACTGGTATTGTTCTGACCAAACTGGACGGAACAGCCAAGGGCGGTATTGTGATCGCCATTCGCAACGAATTGAACCTGCCGGTAAAATACGTTGGACTCGGAGAGGGGATGGACGATCTGCAGCCATTTGATCCGGAGCAGTTCGTTCATGCCTTGTTCGCCGGATTGATCGAGCAGGAGACAGAAGCAGAACAGACAGACCAGTAA
- a CDS encoding putative DNA-binding protein, which translates to MLEKTNQVNLLFDFYAALLKGKQREYLELYYLDDLSLSEIAEMYEVSRQAVYDHIKRAEKQLFEYEQKLQLASRHELRKTMCSRMTQLVESLPAGDARDELLSLLHQLSEMD; encoded by the coding sequence ATGTTGGAAAAGACCAATCAAGTGAATCTCTTGTTCGACTTTTACGCCGCCCTGTTAAAAGGGAAGCAGCGTGAATACCTGGAACTCTACTATCTGGACGATCTCTCATTGAGTGAGATCGCGGAGATGTACGAAGTGAGCCGTCAAGCCGTTTACGATCACATCAAGCGGGCCGAGAAACAGTTGTTCGAGTACGAACAAAAGCTGCAGCTTGCGTCGCGGCACGAACTGCGCAAGACGATGTGCTCCCGAATGACCCAGTTGGTAGAATCACTCCCGGCAGGCGATGCAAGAGATGAGCTGCTTTCTTTGCTCCACCAACTCTCAGAGATGGATTAG
- a CDS encoding beta-ketoacyl-ACP synthase III, which translates to MRGMQPVGILSTGSYVPERVLTNADLEQMVDTSDEWIVTRTGIRERRICSPEQASSDLAYEAAVKALQRANVAAEDLDMIIVATVTPDMLFPSTACLLQDRLGAKKAAAFDVSAACTGFLYGIATASQFIASGLYRYVLVVGVEALSKITDYTNRNTCVLFGDGAGAALLGPVPDGYGFQSFELGADGSGGPLLQQPAGGSRIPASSESVEKRLHYISMNGGEVFKFAVRVMNAATDAVLEKAGVSKEEVDLLVPHQANLRIIDAAIKRFGLSEEKVVVNLDRYGNMSSASIPVALDEALEAGRISEGDTVVLVGFGGGLTWGASLLKWTFQRV; encoded by the coding sequence ATGAGGGGAATGCAACCGGTTGGAATCTTGTCTACCGGCTCCTACGTGCCGGAGAGGGTGCTGACAAACGCTGATTTGGAACAAATGGTAGATACTTCTGACGAATGGATTGTGACGCGGACGGGAATTCGCGAGCGGCGGATCTGTTCTCCCGAGCAGGCTTCGTCCGATCTGGCCTATGAGGCAGCGGTGAAAGCGTTGCAGCGGGCAAATGTAGCCGCTGAAGATCTCGATATGATTATCGTTGCGACGGTCACACCTGACATGCTGTTTCCCTCGACGGCCTGCCTGCTGCAGGATAGGCTGGGGGCCAAAAAAGCAGCTGCATTTGACGTTTCGGCAGCGTGTACCGGTTTTTTGTACGGAATCGCTACCGCCAGTCAGTTTATCGCCAGTGGACTCTACCGCTATGTACTGGTCGTCGGGGTTGAGGCTCTTTCCAAGATTACAGACTACACGAACCGCAACACCTGTGTCCTATTTGGCGACGGGGCGGGTGCGGCTCTACTCGGTCCGGTTCCGGATGGATACGGCTTTCAATCCTTCGAATTGGGAGCGGACGGATCTGGCGGTCCGTTGCTGCAGCAGCCGGCGGGTGGTTCGCGGATACCTGCTTCGAGCGAATCGGTGGAAAAACGGCTGCACTACATATCGATGAACGGTGGAGAAGTGTTCAAGTTTGCCGTTCGGGTGATGAACGCTGCGACGGATGCTGTCCTGGAAAAGGCGGGGGTCAGCAAAGAAGAGGTAGACCTGTTGGTACCGCATCAGGCCAACCTGCGGATCATCGACGCAGCGATCAAGCGATTTGGATTGTCGGAAGAAAAGGTGGTCGTCAACCTCGACCGGTACGGCAACATGTCATCGGCATCGATTCCGGTCGCGCTGGACGAAGCCCTGGAAGCGGGGCGGATCAGCGAGGGGGACACGGTCGTCCTAGTCGGTTTTGGCGGTGGTTTGACTTGGGGAGCCAGCCTGTTGAAATGGACGTTTCAACGTGTGTAA
- the acpP gene encoding acyl carrier protein produces MADTLERVKKIIVDRLDVDESKVTLEASFKEDLGADSLDVVELVMELEDEFDLEISDEDAEKISTVGEVVAYIDSHK; encoded by the coding sequence ATGGCAGACACACTTGAACGTGTAAAGAAGATCATCGTCGACCGTCTGGATGTAGACGAGTCCAAGGTAACGCTGGAGGCATCTTTTAAAGAAGATCTGGGTGCTGACTCCCTGGATGTGGTTGAACTCGTCATGGAACTGGAGGACGAGTTTGACTTGGAGATCTCCGACGAAGACGCTGAAAAAATCTCGACTGTGGGTGAAGTCGTAGCGTACATAGACTCCCACAAGTAA
- the fabF gene encoding beta-ketoacyl-ACP synthase II produces the protein MKRRVVITGAGVISPVGNDVTTFWNSLLAGKSGISRISSFDVSDYPTQIAGEVKDFDPEMYMEKKEIRRTDRFVQFATAAAKMAVQNAGLQIGEQNARRVGVYIGSGIGGLTTWEEQHTVLMEKGPRRVSPFFIPMMIANMATGQVSIELGAKGPTSSAITACATGTNAIGDAFKLIQYGKADAMVTGGAEATIRPMALAGFCSAKAMSTRNDEPEKASRPFDRDRDGFVMGEGAGVIVLEELEHAQKRGAEILAEVIGYGMSGDAYHITAPAPGGEGAARCMQDALDDAGIEPSEVGYINAHGTSTEPGDIAETMAIKAVFGEHAYRLAVSSTKSMTGHLLGATGAIEAIATTFALRDQILPPTINLEHPDPQCDLDYVPNEARRANVQVAMSNTFGFGGHNATIVLKKYTP, from the coding sequence ATGAAACGAAGAGTGGTGATTACCGGCGCCGGTGTGATTTCACCAGTGGGGAATGACGTAACCACGTTTTGGAACAGCCTGCTTGCGGGCAAGTCTGGAATCAGCAGAATCTCGTCGTTTGACGTTTCGGATTATCCGACGCAGATTGCAGGCGAAGTAAAAGATTTCGATCCCGAGATGTACATGGAGAAGAAGGAGATCCGACGGACCGACCGTTTCGTCCAGTTTGCGACTGCGGCAGCGAAGATGGCCGTACAAAATGCCGGTTTGCAGATCGGGGAACAGAATGCCCGTCGTGTCGGTGTGTATATTGGATCAGGCATTGGCGGATTGACCACTTGGGAAGAGCAGCACACGGTATTGATGGAAAAAGGACCGCGTCGGGTAAGCCCCTTCTTCATCCCGATGATGATCGCCAACATGGCCACCGGTCAGGTATCGATCGAGCTCGGGGCCAAAGGACCGACATCCAGCGCGATTACTGCTTGTGCTACCGGGACGAACGCCATTGGCGACGCATTCAAACTGATCCAGTACGGCAAGGCCGATGCGATGGTAACAGGCGGTGCTGAGGCGACGATTCGTCCGATGGCGCTGGCCGGTTTCTGCTCTGCAAAAGCGATGTCGACGCGAAATGATGAACCGGAAAAGGCGAGCAGACCGTTTGACCGCGATCGCGATGGATTCGTCATGGGAGAAGGAGCAGGCGTGATCGTGCTGGAAGAACTGGAACACGCCCAGAAGCGGGGAGCAGAGATTCTCGCAGAAGTGATCGGTTACGGTATGAGTGGGGATGCGTACCATATCACGGCTCCGGCGCCGGGAGGAGAAGGGGCCGCTCGCTGCATGCAGGATGCCCTGGACGATGCAGGAATCGAGCCTAGCGAGGTCGGGTATATTAATGCTCACGGCACCTCGACCGAACCGGGCGACATCGCGGAAACGATGGCGATCAAGGCCGTGTTTGGCGAACACGCGTACCGGTTGGCTGTCAGCTCCACCAAATCGATGACGGGACACTTGTTGGGAGCGACAGGAGCGATCGAAGCGATTGCGACGACCTTTGCTCTGCGAGATCAGATCCTGCCGCCTACCATCAATCTGGAGCACCCTGATCCCCAGTGTGACCTCGACTATGTACCGAACGAGGCACGACGGGCGAATGTGCAGGTGGCGATGTCCAACACCTTTGGATTTGGCGGACACAATGCCACCATTGTCCTGAAGAAGTACACGCCGTAG
- the rnc gene encoding ribonuclease III: MNFAQLQEKIGVRFRDERVLRQAFTHSSYVNEQKGRRICDNERLEFLGDAVLELTVSQFLYKSFPNMSEGEMTKLRAAIVCEPSLVKFAELLQFGELVLLGKGEELTGGRQRPALLADVFEAFIGALYLDQGLEVVFRFMEKYVYPRIDKGEFTQVTDFKSQLQEYVQQENMGDLQYRIIQEKGPAHNREFVSEVLLNDKPLGTGTGRSKKEAEQRAAARALMVLGSN, translated from the coding sequence ATGAACTTTGCGCAGCTCCAGGAAAAGATTGGGGTTCGCTTTCGTGATGAACGCGTTTTGAGGCAGGCGTTCACCCATTCTTCCTATGTAAATGAACAGAAAGGGAGGCGGATCTGTGACAACGAACGCCTTGAATTCCTGGGCGATGCCGTGTTGGAGCTGACCGTTTCCCAGTTTTTATACAAGTCGTTTCCCAACATGAGCGAAGGCGAGATGACAAAACTGCGGGCAGCCATCGTGTGTGAACCGTCTCTTGTCAAGTTCGCGGAGCTTCTCCAGTTTGGTGAGTTGGTTTTGCTAGGAAAAGGAGAAGAGTTGACCGGCGGAAGACAGCGTCCGGCTCTGTTGGCGGATGTGTTTGAAGCGTTTATCGGCGCACTTTACCTGGATCAGGGGCTGGAAGTCGTCTTTCGCTTTATGGAAAAGTACGTCTACCCGCGAATCGACAAGGGAGAGTTTACACAGGTAACGGACTTTAAAAGTCAACTACAGGAATATGTCCAGCAGGAAAACATGGGCGACCTCCAGTACCGGATCATACAAGAGAAAGGACCCGCCCACAATCGGGAGTTCGTATCAGAGGTACTGTTGAACGACAAACCGCTGGGCACCGGGACAGGACGGTCCAAGAAAGAAGCAGAACAGCGGGCTGCTGCCCGCGCATTGATGGTGTTGGGAAGCAACTGA
- the fabD gene encoding ACP S-malonyltransferase, with product MSKIAFVFPGQGSQYVGMGAELAEKSDAAKRVFAEADNALGFSLSTLCFEGPEEQLRLTANTQPAILTASVAVWAVLQEQLPGVQPHFVAGHSLGEYSALVAAGSIRFADAVRTVRSRGQFMEEAVPAGQGAMAAVLGLERAELQSVCEEVSAGGNPVQLANLNCPGQIVISGSAEGVNQASEKAREAGAKRVMPLNVSGPFHSSLMAPAAEKLASVLEGVPIEDAEMPVVANVSARSVQQAAEIKQSLVQQVSSPVLWEDSVQYMVDQGVTTFVEIGPGKVLAGLIKKIAPKGTVVHSVQDVSSLEQLVNGGVIC from the coding sequence ATGAGCAAAATCGCGTTTGTCTTTCCTGGGCAGGGTTCGCAATATGTTGGCATGGGGGCGGAACTGGCCGAGAAGTCAGATGCGGCCAAACGGGTATTTGCTGAAGCGGATAATGCGCTTGGCTTCTCGCTTTCCACACTCTGTTTCGAAGGACCGGAGGAGCAACTGCGATTGACGGCCAACACGCAGCCTGCCATCTTGACGGCCAGCGTGGCGGTCTGGGCCGTTCTGCAGGAGCAACTGCCGGGTGTGCAGCCGCATTTTGTAGCTGGTCATAGTCTGGGTGAGTACTCCGCATTGGTGGCGGCCGGCTCGATCCGGTTTGCCGATGCGGTCAGAACGGTGCGCTCACGCGGGCAATTTATGGAGGAAGCGGTTCCTGCCGGACAAGGCGCGATGGCTGCCGTACTTGGCTTGGAACGAGCCGAGCTGCAGTCCGTGTGTGAGGAAGTGAGTGCTGGCGGGAATCCAGTTCAACTGGCTAATCTCAATTGTCCCGGACAGATTGTCATCTCCGGCAGTGCCGAAGGTGTGAACCAGGCTTCCGAGAAAGCGAGGGAAGCGGGTGCGAAGCGTGTTATGCCGCTTAATGTGAGCGGGCCATTTCACTCTTCCTTGATGGCACCGGCGGCTGAAAAACTGGCTTCGGTGCTGGAAGGAGTGCCGATTGAAGATGCAGAGATGCCGGTTGTGGCCAATGTATCGGCACGTTCTGTTCAGCAAGCGGCAGAGATTAAGCAGAGTCTCGTCCAGCAGGTTTCATCACCGGTGTTGTGGGAAGACTCCGTGCAGTACATGGTCGATCAGGGTGTAACCACCTTTGTCGAGATCGGCCCGGGCAAGGTGTTGGCCGGACTCATCAAAAAAATTGCACCGAAAGGGACGGTCGTCCATTCCGTCCAGGACGTGTCCTCGCTTGAACAACTGGTGAATGGAGGGGTAATATGCTAA
- a CDS encoding YIP1 family protein, protein MFQPWLTIWTRPRETVRDVLLYRLSWLIAPVMILSGIGEVLNRAATKSMGDTHSTLQIFGFAILVGPLSGLLTLFLGSWLLHLTGKWMKGAATLAEVRTAVACGNIPLAWLLLLWIPEYLLFGKELFTSRTPVIDSNPFLLWTLLAFLFMELVGTVWAFICFIHCLGEVQRFSAWKALGNTVVAVLIGLIPLLLLASMIGLSWMIL, encoded by the coding sequence GTGTTCCAACCATGGCTGACCATCTGGACCAGACCGCGGGAAACCGTGCGCGATGTTCTGCTTTACCGCCTATCGTGGCTTATCGCCCCCGTAATGATCCTGTCAGGCATCGGAGAAGTATTGAACAGAGCAGCAACGAAGAGCATGGGCGACACCCATAGCACACTGCAAATCTTTGGTTTTGCCATTTTGGTGGGGCCGCTGTCCGGCCTTTTGACCCTCTTCTTAGGCAGTTGGCTGCTGCATCTGACAGGTAAATGGATGAAGGGGGCAGCGACACTGGCTGAGGTTCGTACTGCCGTTGCGTGCGGCAACATCCCGCTGGCTTGGCTGCTGCTGTTGTGGATCCCGGAATACCTATTGTTTGGAAAGGAATTGTTTACGTCAAGAACACCAGTGATTGACAGCAATCCGTTCCTGTTGTGGACATTGCTCGCCTTCTTATTTATGGAGTTGGTTGGCACGGTCTGGGCTTTTATCTGTTTTATCCATTGCCTGGGAGAGGTACAGCGGTTTTCCGCCTGGAAAGCACTAGGGAACACGGTGGTTGCAGTGTTGATTGGCCTGATTCCACTTTTGCTGCTCGCCTCCATGATTGGCTTGTCCTGGATGATTCTCTAG